In one window of Gorilla gorilla gorilla isolate KB3781 chromosome 2, NHGRI_mGorGor1-v2.1_pri, whole genome shotgun sequence DNA:
- the TMA7 gene encoding translation machinery-associated protein 7, translating into MSGREGGKKKPLKQPKKQAKEMDEEDKAFKQKQKEEQKKLEELKAKAAGKGPLATGGIKKSGKK; encoded by the exons ATGTCCGGCCGCGAAG GTGGCAAGAAGAAGCCACTGAAACAGCCCAAGAAGCAGGCCAAGGAGATGGACGAG GAAGATAAGGCTTTCaagcagaaacaaaaagaggAGCAGAAGAAACTCGAGGAGCTAAAAGCGAAGGCCGCGGGGAAGGGGCCCTTGG cCACAGGTGGAATTAAGAAATCTGGCAAAAAGTAA
- the CCDC51 gene encoding mitochondrial potassium channel isoform X1, with amino-acid sequence MEAQTAWEAGDLVSSSRPLLPLQIRDWLETICCSGRRKTRPRSSGGRKKTCPRPHPNSPGPSQPGEKRPEEVALGLHHRLPALGRALGHSIQQRATSTAKTWWDRYEEFVGLNEVREAQGKVTEAEKVFMVARGLVREAREDLEVHQAKLKEVRDRLDRVSREDSQYLELATLEHRMLQEEKRLRTAYLRAEDSEREKFSLFSAAVRESHEKERTRAERTKNWSLIGSVLGALIGVAGSTYVNRVRLQELKALLLEAQKGPVSLQEAIREQASSYSCQQRDLHNLMVDLRGLVHAAGPGQDSGSQAGTPPTRDRDVDVLSAALKEQLSHSRQVHSCLEGLREQLDGLEKTCSQMAGVVQLVKSAAHPGLVEPADGAMPSSLLEQGSMILALSDTEQRLEAQVNRNTIYSTLVTCVTFVATLPVLYMLFKAS; translated from the exons ATGGAAGCCCAGActgcctgggaggcaggagaCCTCGTTTCCAGCTCCCGGCCCTTACTGCCGCTGCAAATCCGAGACTGGCTAGAGACCATTTGCTGCAGCGGACGTCGGAAAACGAGACCTCGCAGTTCAGGAGGCAGGAAAAAGACATGCCCGCGCCCTCATCCCAACAG CCCAGGCCCAAGCCAGCCCGGAGAGAAAAGACCTGAGGAGGTGGCCCTCGGGCTGCACCACCGCCTCCCAGCACTGGGAAGAGCCCTGGGGCACAGCATTCAGCAACGAGCGACCTCCACAGCCAAGACTTGGTGGGACAGATATGAAGAGTTTGTTGGACTCAATGAGGTTCGAGAGGCCCAGGGAAAGGTGACAGAG GCTGAGAAAGTGTTCATGGTGGCTCGAGGGCTTGTCCGAGAGGCTCGGGAGGACTTGGAAGTTCACCAGGCCAagctgaaggaggtgagggaccGCTTGGACCGTGTCTCCAGGGAGGACAGTCAGTACTTGGAACTGGCTACTCTCGAGCACAGGATGCTGCAG GAGGAAAAGAGGCTTCGCACAGCCTATCTGCGTGCAGAAGACTCTGAGCGAGAGAAGTTCTCCCTCTTCTCTGCAGCTGTGCGGGAAAGTCATGAGAAGGAGCGCACAAGGGCTGAGAGGACCAAGAACTGGTCTCTCATTGGCTCAGTCCTGGGGGCCCTGATTGGTGTGGCTGGCTCCACCTATGTGAACCGTGTGCGACTACAGGAGCTGAAGGCTTTACTCCTGGAGGCACAGAAGGGGCCTGTGAGTCTCCAGGAGGCCATTCGAGAACAGGCGTCCAGCTACTCCTGCCAGCAGAGGGACCTCCACAATCTCATGGTGGACTTGAGGGGCCTGGTACATGCTGCTGGGCCAGGGCAGGACTCTGGGTCACAGGCAGGTACTCCCCCGAccagagatagagatgtagatgtCCTTTCAGCTGCCTTGAAAGAGCAGCTTAGTCATTCCAGGCAAGTCCATTCATGTCTAGAAGGCTTACGAGAGCAGCTTGATGGCCTAGAAAAGACTTGTAGCCAAATGGCTGGGGTGGTTcagcttgtaaagtctgcagcaCACCCAGGCCTGGTGGAACCAGCAGACGGGGCTATGCCCAGCTCTTTGCTGGAGCAGGGGAGCATGATCTTGGCACTGTCAGACACGGAGCAGAGACTAGAAGCCCAAGTCAACAGGAACACCATCTATAGCACCCTGGTCACCTGTGTGACATTTGTGGCCACACTGCCTGTGCTCTACATGCTATTCAAAGCCAGCTAa
- the CCDC51 gene encoding mitochondrial potassium channel isoform X3: protein MVARGLVREAREDLEVHQAKLKEVRDRLDRVSREDSQYLELATLEHRMLQEEKRLRTAYLRAEDSEREKFSLFSAAVRESHEKERTRAERTKNWSLIGSVLGALIGVAGSTYVNRVRLQELKALLLEAQKGPVSLQEAIREQASSYSCQQRDLHNLMVDLRGLVHAAGPGQDSGSQAGTPPTRDRDVDVLSAALKEQLSHSRQVHSCLEGLREQLDGLEKTCSQMAGVVQLVKSAAHPGLVEPADGAMPSSLLEQGSMILALSDTEQRLEAQVNRNTIYSTLVTCVTFVATLPVLYMLFKAS, encoded by the exons ATGGTGGCTCGAGGGCTTGTCCGAGAGGCTCGGGAGGACTTGGAAGTTCACCAGGCCAagctgaaggaggtgagggaccGCTTGGACCGTGTCTCCAGGGAGGACAGTCAGTACTTGGAACTGGCTACTCTCGAGCACAGGATGCTGCAG GAGGAAAAGAGGCTTCGCACAGCCTATCTGCGTGCAGAAGACTCTGAGCGAGAGAAGTTCTCCCTCTTCTCTGCAGCTGTGCGGGAAAGTCATGAGAAGGAGCGCACAAGGGCTGAGAGGACCAAGAACTGGTCTCTCATTGGCTCAGTCCTGGGGGCCCTGATTGGTGTGGCTGGCTCCACCTATGTGAACCGTGTGCGACTACAGGAGCTGAAGGCTTTACTCCTGGAGGCACAGAAGGGGCCTGTGAGTCTCCAGGAGGCCATTCGAGAACAGGCGTCCAGCTACTCCTGCCAGCAGAGGGACCTCCACAATCTCATGGTGGACTTGAGGGGCCTGGTACATGCTGCTGGGCCAGGGCAGGACTCTGGGTCACAGGCAGGTACTCCCCCGAccagagatagagatgtagatgtCCTTTCAGCTGCCTTGAAAGAGCAGCTTAGTCATTCCAGGCAAGTCCATTCATGTCTAGAAGGCTTACGAGAGCAGCTTGATGGCCTAGAAAAGACTTGTAGCCAAATGGCTGGGGTGGTTcagcttgtaaagtctgcagcaCACCCAGGCCTGGTGGAACCAGCAGACGGGGCTATGCCCAGCTCTTTGCTGGAGCAGGGGAGCATGATCTTGGCACTGTCAGACACGGAGCAGAGACTAGAAGCCCAAGTCAACAGGAACACCATCTATAGCACCCTGGTCACCTGTGTGACATTTGTGGCCACACTGCCTGTGCTCTACATGCTATTCAAAGCCAGCTAa
- the CCDC51 gene encoding mitochondrial potassium channel isoform X2, which yields MMGRSPGFAMQHIVGVPHVLVRRGLLGRDLFMTRTLCSPGPSQPGEKRPEEVALGLHHRLPALGRALGHSIQQRATSTAKTWWDRYEEFVGLNEVREAQGKVTEAEKVFMVARGLVREAREDLEVHQAKLKEVRDRLDRVSREDSQYLELATLEHRMLQEEKRLRTAYLRAEDSEREKFSLFSAAVRESHEKERTRAERTKNWSLIGSVLGALIGVAGSTYVNRVRLQELKALLLEAQKGPVSLQEAIREQASSYSCQQRDLHNLMVDLRGLVHAAGPGQDSGSQAGTPPTRDRDVDVLSAALKEQLSHSRQVHSCLEGLREQLDGLEKTCSQMAGVVQLVKSAAHPGLVEPADGAMPSSLLEQGSMILALSDTEQRLEAQVNRNTIYSTLVTCVTFVATLPVLYMLFKAS from the exons ATGATGGGGCGCAGCCCTGGGTTTGCCATGCAGCACATCGTGGGTGTGCCCCACGTACTGGTTCGGAGGGGCCTCCTTGGAAGGGACCTCTTCATGACCAGGACTCTCTGCAGCCCAGGCCCAAGCCAGCCCGGAGAGAAAAGACCTGAGGAGGTGGCCCTCGGGCTGCACCACCGCCTCCCAGCACTGGGAAGAGCCCTGGGGCACAGCATTCAGCAACGAGCGACCTCCACAGCCAAGACTTGGTGGGACAGATATGAAGAGTTTGTTGGACTCAATGAGGTTCGAGAGGCCCAGGGAAAGGTGACAGAG GCTGAGAAAGTGTTCATGGTGGCTCGAGGGCTTGTCCGAGAGGCTCGGGAGGACTTGGAAGTTCACCAGGCCAagctgaaggaggtgagggaccGCTTGGACCGTGTCTCCAGGGAGGACAGTCAGTACTTGGAACTGGCTACTCTCGAGCACAGGATGCTGCAG GAGGAAAAGAGGCTTCGCACAGCCTATCTGCGTGCAGAAGACTCTGAGCGAGAGAAGTTCTCCCTCTTCTCTGCAGCTGTGCGGGAAAGTCATGAGAAGGAGCGCACAAGGGCTGAGAGGACCAAGAACTGGTCTCTCATTGGCTCAGTCCTGGGGGCCCTGATTGGTGTGGCTGGCTCCACCTATGTGAACCGTGTGCGACTACAGGAGCTGAAGGCTTTACTCCTGGAGGCACAGAAGGGGCCTGTGAGTCTCCAGGAGGCCATTCGAGAACAGGCGTCCAGCTACTCCTGCCAGCAGAGGGACCTCCACAATCTCATGGTGGACTTGAGGGGCCTGGTACATGCTGCTGGGCCAGGGCAGGACTCTGGGTCACAGGCAGGTACTCCCCCGAccagagatagagatgtagatgtCCTTTCAGCTGCCTTGAAAGAGCAGCTTAGTCATTCCAGGCAAGTCCATTCATGTCTAGAAGGCTTACGAGAGCAGCTTGATGGCCTAGAAAAGACTTGTAGCCAAATGGCTGGGGTGGTTcagcttgtaaagtctgcagcaCACCCAGGCCTGGTGGAACCAGCAGACGGGGCTATGCCCAGCTCTTTGCTGGAGCAGGGGAGCATGATCTTGGCACTGTCAGACACGGAGCAGAGACTAGAAGCCCAAGTCAACAGGAACACCATCTATAGCACCCTGGTCACCTGTGTGACATTTGTGGCCACACTGCCTGTGCTCTACATGCTATTCAAAGCCAGCTAa